In a single window of the Rhodamnia argentea isolate NSW1041297 chromosome 2, ASM2092103v1, whole genome shotgun sequence genome:
- the LOC115735957 gene encoding MLO protein homolog 1-like, with the protein MAGAAGGQSLQEAPTWAAAVVCAVFIIISVFMEQCIHFLAKWFQKSQKKAMAEALEKIKAELMLLGFMSLLLTVSIGVISKVCIPASYGETMLPCKFDHENKDDGGHPNKEDDDHDKRKLLSLATDMMWRRSLAASASDDYCSKHGKIPLISQSGLHQLHIFIFVLAVFHVLYSVVTMALARAKMKKWKAWEAESSSLEYTYTHVRFRFTHQTSFVRRHFGFSKVPGIIWIVAFFRQFFGSVSKVDYLTMRHGFINAHLAPNSKFNFHKYIKKSMEDDFKAVVGISFPMWIFAVLFLLLNVYKSYALTGLALAPLLIILSVGTKLQVVIMKMAQDIQERTSVVRGAPVVEPNDKFFWFNRPQWVLHLIHFTLFQNAFQMAFFLWTWSQFGWRSCFHENVGAILSRVLLGLALQFLCSYITFPLYALVTQMGSHMKKSIFEEQMAKALTNWHKETKERNRQLKKAGPGGDTSSPSSQSSPPAAMGHAAPPSSPSVYKPQASNGEAPPRLAVV; encoded by the exons ATGGCAGGTGCTGCAGGAGGCCAGTCATTGCAAGAGGCCCCGACGTGGGCGGCTGCCGTGGTGTGCGCCGTCTTCATCATCATATCGGTCTTCATGGAACAGTGCATTCATTTTCTGGCCAAG TGGTTCCAAAAGAGCCAGAAGAAGGCCATGGCGGAAGCCTTAGAGAAAATTAAAGCCG AGCTCATGCTGCTAGGCTTCATGTCTCTGCTACTCACCGTGAGTATAGGTGTCATCTCAAAGGTATGCATCCCCGCTAGTTACGGCGAAACCATGCTTCCGTGCAAGTTCGATCACGAGAACAAGGACGACGGTGGCCATCCTAACAAAGAAGACGATGATCACGACAAGAGGAAGCTTCTGTCCCTCGCCACGGACATGATGTGGCGCCGATCTTTGGCAGCTTCCGCCTCGGACGATTACTGCTCCAAGCAC GGGAAGATACCGTTGATCTCTCAGTCAGGGCTGCATCAGCTGCACATCTTCATCTTTGTCCTGGCCGTGTTTCACGTCCTCTACAGTGTCGTCACAATGGCATTAGCAAGGGCCAAA ATGAAGAAGTGGAAGGCCTGGGAAGCAGAAAGCTCATCTCTGGAATACACATATACTCATG TAAGGTTCCGATTTACTCATCAGACTTCTTTTGTGAGGCGTCACTTTGGCTTCTCCAAAGTTCCCGGAATTATATGGATC GTCGCTTTCTTTAGGCAATTTTTTGGATCAGTATCGAAGGTCGACTACTTGACAATGCGCCATGGCTTCATCAAT GCCCATTTGGCTCCTAACAGCAAATTCAATTTTCACAAGTACATCAAGAAGTCCATGGAAGACGATTTCAAGGCCGTCGTGGGAATCAG TTTCCCAATGTGGATCTTTGCTGTGCTGTTCCTGCTGCTTAACGTATACA AATCGTACGCGCTCACCGGGCTAGCTTTGGCTCCACTGCTC ATAATCCTTTCGGTGGGCACCAAACTTCAAGTGGTTATCATGAAAATGGCTCAAGATATCCAGGAAAGGACCAGCGTTGTCAGAGGAGCTCCAGTTGTTGAGCCAAACGACAAGTTCTTCTGGTTTAATCGGCCTCAGTGGGTTCTTCACCTGATCCATTTCACTTTGTTCCAG AACGCATTCCAGATGGCATTTTTCTTATGGACTTGG TCGCAGTTCGGCTGGAGATCGTGCTTCCATGAGAACGTTGGAGCCATTTTGAGCAGGGTTCTTCTTGGGTTGGCACTTCAGTTCCTGTGCAGCTACATCACTTTCCCTCTCTATGCCCTAGTCACCCAA ATGGGGTCGCACATGAAGAAGTCAATCTTCGAGGAGCAAATGGCCAAGGCCCTAACGAATTGGCACAAGGAGACCAAAGAGAGGAACAGGCAGCTCAAGAAGGCTGGGCCGGGAGGAGATACCTCGTCCCCATCATCGCAATCTTCGCCGCCAGCGGCCATGGGCCACGCTGCACCGCCATCATCGCCCTCTGTCTACAAGCCCCAAGCCAGTAATGGCGAAGCCCCTCCCCGTCTCGCTGTCGTCTGA